The Globicephala melas chromosome X, mGloMel1.2, whole genome shotgun sequence genome contains the following window.
GAGAGGGCCAGatccccgcccccgccgccccatCCTTACCCCAGGGTCACCTCAGGACTCGGGACCGGGCGGCCGGAGCTAGCCCCACAAACCGCCAGTGTTGTTTTTTGGCCCAGTACTTAGTCGctgtattttggatatttctaGAACGTTTGCGCGTTTCTCAGAAATGCCCAATCTTTGAGACATCCGTGAGAAGggaagtttttggtttttggaagtggatttgtttgcttttattagtGACTATTCAACGGAACACGTGTAACTGAACGCCtcagctgggagctgaggataCTGTCGAATAGAAGGATCAGACGTTAATAAAATAATCCCAAATCATATGTCCGATTATAAATTGTGGTAAATACTCGGGAGAGAAGTTGACGTGGGGCTTTCAGAACATATGGAAGAACCTGATTTAATCTCGCTTAGAAAAGCCGAATGTTGTCGTAACTGAAGAGGCTTTGCAAAGGAGGGAAGATTGGCTGTatcttgaaggatgagtgggaTTTCCCTGGGGGATGAAGGGGCGTTCTAGGCAAAGGCAGAACAAAAGTGAGTGGACCTTGGGAAGTGTTTCTTTCTGCCCTCCTGCTCAAAAGACCCTCATGCTTTCACCCTGAGTTTCTAGAAAGATTCACGGTGCCCTCAGTAAGCTAACATACATTTATAGATTGCCTCCTATTTGACAGGCACCGTGCTCAGCACTAGCAAGACAGTGTCACATAATTACAAATCTCCATTTTGTGTGTTTGGGAAGAGAATTAGAAGTTCAGAGACTTTTTTTCTGGAACTTTTCTTTATTGCTCAACCTGAAAATGCCTTTGTCTAGTTTACCTTCATTTTGCTCTGGTGATATTTAATACTTTAGAtttaatttaacaatattaagattTAATAATACTTCTAACCATTCTTCATCAAGTCAATGGCATGAAAAAGGGAGAAACTATTCAAGATCAAAAGACTTAAGAAACATAACAAACATTTGCAACTTATGTAGCTTGTATGGATCCTGATTGAAACAAACCAACTGCAAAAAGGCATTTGGGGGACAGTTGGGGAAATCTGGGTATTTGATGTTAAAAAGGAGTTAGTGTTAATTTTAATCAGTGTAATAGCTATGTAGTAAAGTATTTTTTAGATACTCAGATATTTAGGTATGAAAGGTCataatttttaagatttgtttttaaaaatctcatcaaGGAGAAAAACAGATGAGGCAAGTATGGAAAAATAGTTATAAGATGTAGGTGATAGGCATATGGATTATATTATGTTCCCTGTATTTTTATATGAGTTTGAAATTTTTGTAATAAAGTTTAAAGTACCATTTTCTTTTACATAGGGCTAAGAAATATAGCAgtcactgcaaaaaaaataaaagagagagattcCCTTTGAGAAACATGACTAACTCctagcttattatttttttaaagtaatgttgCTCTCTAATTCTGTGTGtggtatgttttttgtttgtttgtttgtttttgcggtacacgggcctcccactgttgtggcctctcccgttgcggagcacaggctccggacgcgcagggcccagccgctccgcggcatgtgggatcttcccggaccggggcacgaacccgtgtcccctgcatcagcaggcggactctcaaccactgcaccaccagggaagccctggtatgttttttaaatggttataatCTCAACTAGTTTCATGAATATTTCTTTCCCACAAGATACATTTGTTCTTCCTAGAGCATCTAGAAAATTCAGAGCTGACGGGTTTGTGTCCCAACTTCACGATTTACTAGCTGTGCGACCTTAACAAGTTGCTCACCCTGAggagtctgtaaaatggggataatatccaCTGTATAGGATCATGGGGATTACAGGAGATGATGCACGTAAAACTCTTAGCACAGCGCCTGACATAAAAGTACGTACATAATGGAAATAGCCAAAGCTGTATTTCTGCCAAAGCACTGAAATCAGTTTTTTGCTCTATTGCTTTCATGGCTCTAGTCTGCCCAGAATTACCTACTTTCATCAATGTATTCTCCTCATGTTACTAAAACCTTGGTCTCTCTTATGTAAGTAATATGGTTTAAGGTTACCTACCTGAGGATCCAGTGCTCTCCATTTCTTGTTCCCAAACTGTAGGTTTGCTGGCTccaatattaatttttgtttctgctttcttGCCTTAGTGCTTCTATTTTTCTTCAAGAATGTTGGTCTTATTGCTTCTCTGCTTCCCGTGTAGGACAGCAGAACTGCCTTGCATTGGGCATGCTCAGCCGGACATACAGAAATTGTTGAATTCTTGCTGCAACTTGGAGTGCCAGTGaatgataaagatgatgtgaGTACTAGGCAGAGTTGATAAATTCCCAGTTATCTTTAGACTCCAGACTGGTGTTTACTAGAGCCCGAGTATTAAGCTCACAAACAAATTTTAACCTTTATGACTAGGAAGTTACAGCATGGCCCCAGTGACCAAATACAGGACTGGTGGTTGCATTATTTCAGAATGTTCATTTTGCCACCCATAGCCTGTAATTTAAGGTAAACATGCAGATCAAGTCTTATTATGATGATCCCTAAGAGACTACAAATCCTTTTTATTATGTTAGAAATTGTTTTTGGTGAATATTGCCTGAATAATGAGGGCCTAGatatctttttttgttatataaagATTTGGTGTAATGGTATTGGTTATATTAGGATAAGACTTGTGAAGAATAAGGATGGAAATGTTTTTGTAGGCAGATTCCTTTTCGAGGATGCTCAATGAAATAATATTGATAAtggcaaaaaagtaaaaacagtttAATGGAGGAACAGTTGAATACAGCATATATATACACCTAATAAAATAATACGCAACCAGGGGATTCCCTGGGGGTCCACTGGTTGGGACTCCGCGCTTTTGCTGCTGAGGGCacacgttcaatccctggtcagggaactaagatcccgcaagccgcccggcgtggccaaaaaaaaaaaataatgataatgataataatatgcAACCAATAAAGTGATGATTCCAAAGAATGACATAGAAAAATTTTCACAACGTAATGATAAGTGGACATTGTGGAAAATGCACCTCACGGAACTTGATATCCTATTGGGGTATCCTTGATCCCAATCTTAAAACACATTAGAATTAGACTTATGTATTATTTCCATGTTGTGGGATTATgggtgcttttcttttcttctatatatCTGGTTTCTAAATATCCTGCAGTGCTtaatgagggaaagagaaagaatattatttttttaaaccatttacacACAGCTCTGTAAACCCTGCCTAAATGTTAGCATTAATCCCTGTGCCTTTTCTCCCTGGTTTTTGTTCTGCCCACTTCTTTTACAGGCAGGTTGGTCTCCTCTTCATATTGCTGCTTCCGCTGGCCGGGATGAGATTGTAAAAGCTCTTCTGGGAAAAGGTGCTCAAGTGAATGCTGTCAATCAAAATGGCTGTACTCCCCTACATTATGCAGCTTCCAAAAACAGGCATGAGGTAGGGTTCCATTCCTAGGCTACTTCTTTTGAGTTCTAAACCTGTACGCAAACACAAATAGATCCCTGCAttgttttcttctccatcttcccaGATTGCTGTCATGTTACTGGAAGGCGGGGCTAATCCAGATGCTAAGGACCATTATGAGGCTACAGCAATGCACCGGGCAGCAGCCAAGGGTAACTTGAAGATGATTCATATTCTTCTGTACTACAAAGCTTCCACAAACATCCAAGACACTGAGGGTAACACTCCTCTGTAAGTGACAAGTAGCAGTCATTTGTATTCTACCTGACATCAGCCCTCTTGCACTAATTCTTacacatcatttctttttttagtctGCTTATAAATGTAATACATGTTTATGGCAAAAAAATTTGAAAGTACACAAaagtataaagataaaaattcaaaatgccTATCATTTTGCCACCCAGAAATAACCACTGataacattttaatgtatttcctCCTTGTCTTTTATATGCAAATGTACATACTTTACATAtgcttttttaattgtaaaattggGACGATACTGTGTATATAGTTTTATATCTTGTTCTTTTCACCTCATAGTATATTGTGAGCATTTTCCAAtgtgaataaatatttctaaaccgTTTTTGAATGGCTATCCACAAcgccattttatggataaggcaTAATTTAATGATTCCTCTATTACTGTATATTTAAGCTTTTTTGAGTTttccattattataaataatgctacattGACCAACTTTATACAAAAATCATTGGCCATACTGCTGATTATTATCTTAGTATAGAAgttagaagtagaattgctgggtcaacaGATACACATAGTTTAAGACAATTGCTGTATATTCCGAGATTGCTTCCAGAGGAGTTGTATCATTGTACCCTCCCAATAGCAGTGTGAGAGTGCCTATTACCCCCTCACCAACACCAAAAATATCCTTGTCTTATAGGAAAAATGGTATTTCAGAgttgtaatttacattttttattatcaATGAagctaaacattttttaatggctaTGACTATATTCCTTCTCTAAATTATAACATTTTGTGtccctttctctgtttccttttggagaattaatttatttttactgatttttttatgtACCCTTGACTTGACATAGTACAAATATTAACCTTCTgccatgttgaaaatatttttcccagtttgtcttttcattttgtttatgattctTTTGAAATAACCGAAGATTTCAACTCTATACAGTCAAACCTATTAATCTTCCCTCATAACTAGAAAGTGCTTCCTCACCCTGAAATTAGTTAACTATTCAcctgtattttattatatattttttaaaaacattgcattggtttggtttggttattgtttttcatttaactcaaatccatctggaattgatttATGCTTGACCTGAAGCTGTCCTCTACCTTGATATTTTTTCTACAGTACTTGGCCACTATTCTTCCTTATCGAATGGTGACTTTTTTGAACCAGAAATTCTGTGAGTCTTCTTTTTAGTCCAAAGTaggattcaatttttttttaagtattgttttcttaactcttagttttacaattttttttctgtagttctGAGCGACTCTGTCTAGAAAAACATGCATATTCtatcccttttctccaaataagaAAGGCAGGGTGGCCTGGAGGAAATTTAGGAGTCAGGCAGTATCGGGTCCTGAGCAGAGCCTACGATTAAGGAATAGCTACATGCTGTTTACCCAATCCAAACTCAGCCACTTAAACAACTATATTAAATACTTGTATTAAGTAACTCAGAgaagttacttaactttcctGAGtctaatttccttatctgtaatgtGAGGATAACAATTCCTTCCTCACTAGattgttgtgaaggttaaataaaataacatgttaGGGTCTAATACCCTACCTGGTAAACCGTTAAGTGCCTGACAAGGTTTCCCCCTCACTTACTGCTCAGCCATGTCATCATAGGCAAAGACTAACCTCTGTCACaatttcaactgtaaaatggtgataatagtaCCTTGCTAACTTACAAGGTGTCTGTAACAAtcagataatataaaattttttaaactgcttttccAAAATTTAAACCACACAATTGCTGTTAGCAGGTTGTGTATGGAGGTTTTTCTAAGTTCTAGCCTGGAATTATTGCATGTGTTTGGTGTAAACCACTAATCTTCATAAAATAAGGACGTTATTCCTTAGGCCGGCATTTACATCACTTCTGTTGTAGTAGGACCAGAATTGTGATTTATGATCTGGTATTATAAGACTATTCCAATGAATTTTAACTTATAAACAGTCTTCCCCATGAAAATCAGTTTTCCTTTCCAGATTAAGTAACTTTCCGATATTACACTACCTAATAATATGCAGTTTAGACTACCTGTCAGGAAATCCTAACCTTTACATAGAATTGCAAATGATTAATCCATCTTTGTGGGCCTTGATTTCAGACACTTAGCCTGTGATGAGGAGAGAGTGGAAGTAGCAAAACTGCTGGTGTCCCACGGAGCAAGTATTTACAttgagaataaagaagaaaagacaccCCTGCAAGTGGCCAAAGGTGGTCTGGGTTTAATACTCAAGAGAATGGTGGAAAGTTAAGCAGCTTGGATTTACTCTTACTTTGTATGTTTTGTGGTTGTCCCCTACTGTCCTAGAAACTAATGTACTTGTGCACAAGATGTCATCTATGAATTATGAAGTTGTTTCATCTTCCAAGTATTATAAACATGTTGACTATTGTTCCTGCTGAGGTATTTTTTTCTTAGCTTACAACTTGCTTTCCAGGCattgaataacaataataataattgagaTTGTTCTATTGTTGTATATTATTCTGTATTGAATCTTGGTTAACTTTGAGTCAGTGATTCTGTGGCTGTTGTGAGTCTTCAGCACCCTGCCATGCACCCTTTATCCCCCTCTGAGGCAGAACAACCCCAATAGCACCAGGCCAATTGTTTTGCCAAATGTTTCTAGGTGGATTCTAGAATGTTCTTCCATACAGTTGAAACACATCGTAACTCGTTTTTCAAGCCCACTCAGAGGCCTATgccaaatatttctgttttttccaacagtatggtttaatttgtttttgttatagGAGGAATACTTACATATTGTGAGGATGAAATTTTCAGTTCAGAGGGCAGGCACGCTATCCAAGTTTGGCATTCATAAacactaaaataatgaaaaataatagccTGTGTACCAATGTATCTTTTTAATGATGAGCTATTTCCCTCCAAAATAAAGTGTATTGTtttacacaggcctctcactgttgtgacctctcccgttgcggagcacaggctccggacgcgcaggctcagcggccgtggcacacgggcccagctgcttcgcagcatgtgggatcttcccggaccggggcacgaacccgtgtcccctgcatcggcaggcagactcaaccactgcgccaccagggaagcccaagtttattgtttttataaaggAAGTTTTAAAGTACCTATATTAAGTCATCCTGTATTGAAAAGAATGTCAAGCTTGTTATGATGTGtaacaaaaatgtgtttttatttgtatttcagaaactaaaaaaataaaatgttgagagAATCTCCCAATTCTTTTTGCAAATCAGACACCCACTTAAGCCTTTAAATCCTTTATAAAGACAATTTCTTTATAAAGACAATTTCTGGGTAGCTCTGAAGTCAATAAAATCAGTGAAGCTTGACCTGCagctaaaatctttaaaaatagtaatCTTCTGAATTGCTAATTAAATGTGgagcaaaagaaaattaataagtgtAAACTTGATCTCAATTTagggaaacattttaaatgattactAGTCATAAAATCTAATGAACTGCAGGTGactcttcaaattattttttaatttgaacttTATGCTGCAAATATTGCTTGAAATAAGTAATCCAAGTGAGTCCACAAACTTCAATTAATTTGGGGTCAGAGACTTAATGACCAGTATCTAAAATGAGTTTTGTAAACGCAAACCGTGTTGTTGATATTCAGACCCTTTTACATAAGTATTTTGAGTGCTGAGCTTTACGATTATTAATCAGGGAAGCATATTCTTATGGAACTAAACTTTGTTTATTGAATGCCAGGGATAGAACTAATGACAGGGGAAATAATTTGTTTCTAATGCTTTTTAGCATGATCAAAGAGTAAAGTTATATCTAATAGGGCCTGTTAGGGCTGAAGGTATTCATAAGTACTGAGTTTTATTGTCTGAGGTAATAGGCTTTGTGAATGCAAAAGAAAATTCATCTTAGTTCTTTATAATACAGATGGAACCAGGCCTCAGGTAATTTGTAGGCTGTTGGCATTTTAAGTGAAGTGGCTTAACATTTCAATCATTGATTTGTGTAAACTAAGGATATTGATGGCCTCGGATATTGATCAGATTGTTACCTGTTCCCTGTAGGAAACCCAATAGAGATGAAGCTGATTCAAGTTCAGCAGGTTTTACAGTTACTTTCAAGATGAACTCAGGAAAGATGACAATTTTAATTGTAGAGCTTAACTGAGAATATAAGATGGAAGAAACAGGTAAATAGAAGAGTGGAAAAAATTACATTCTCAACTATCTATTGGAGGGAATCCACAGTTTCAGTGAGGTTCTATGAGTGAGATTCAAGATAATTCTGCATTTTACTTTGTAATCTTTGACTTAACAGCTTAACTGTATGACCCCAGTGTTTTGATTTCCCAATTTAACTATACCAACTACACTGAGTTCATTACATGGCAGCGTCTTCTACTTTCTGTTGCCATATCCTTTTATACTATCAAACCCCCAAAACCTTCTGTTAGCAAGTTTGATATAGTGTGGGAGCTTTCCTTTGGGTGTATGACTCTAGCTTCACAGTTCTATTGACTGCCTAAAATTGAATGCAGaaatttttatgttcatttttctgggaagagGGTTCAGtaactttcatcagattctcaaagggatCTGTGACTTCCCAAAAGGTTAAGGATCCCTggttgagagaaaaaagaatgctgAATCAATTATCAGTAGACCTGGGTTCTACAAAAGTAGAGTACCAcactttataaatgtttatatccaTTCTCCATTGCAGGCATTAAGACGATAgaaatcatctccattttacagatgagcagacACTGAGAACTAGCACTACAGCCAACACTAAAATCTAGCTTTCCTGGATCCTGatccattttctttctgcctctaCTCAAAAACAATGGGCCAAATGGAAGGTACTGTGGTATTTTGATAATAACCCATTAGTTGTAACACCCCACCGACCAAAccctgtgcttttttttaaattcgtgggtttgggggattttttgtttgtttgttttctggtttcccagAACCTTCATTATCATCTccgagttttttgtttttagaccaAAGCTTCAAAGACAAGTGGGATTGAGTCTTCATTGATTGGTTTGAACATTTTATGAGACCCTCTAACCTGTTTTACAGGTTAAAGGTTGTAAAACCACCTTTTATTACTAAAACTTGGGTTTGTTTCATTGAAATTAGTAGTTTGGTGCAGTTGAAGGAGCATTACACTGGGAATCAGAGAACTTGGGATCTAGTATTGACTTTGTAAAATCTTAGGCAGATCATTTTACCTCACTTCACTCAGGGATTCTCCTCTGGAGATTGGGTGGGGTTCTATAGGAATGACCCAGCTTTTTAAACTACACTTACCCCTTCCTGTCTCCCCCACCAAGAATATAATTCTGCATCATCTCCCACTTCCACCCCATCATTGTCAGGAGTGGGCCATTGTGTGCGTTACTACCCTCAGGTGCACTGAGATTGAAAAAGTTCAAGTACTATTGATCTCAAAGCTCCTTTCTAGTTCTTCTTACTGAAAGTTCATCAAACCTGAGTTACAGGCCAGTGTAAAAGCTGCAAATATTAACTTCTCAGCATACAATATTGCGGGGAAAGTTCACTTGGTACTCTAAAGGACATGGGAGATCTCAAATGCATAATTTCTTGGTTGTTGCTCAAGAATTACTAtgttttactccttttttttttatcatagatCACTATTATTTGGAGGCCCTCCACAGTGCTGTACAAATTCCAGCCTTCCCTTCAGTCAGCACACTACTGTTGATAATGACGTGCAAGAACTTGTCATAGTTAGAAAAGCTGTATATTACATGAAGACAAGAGCTAGCTCTGATTCTGCTCACCATTGTATCATCAGCCACAGTATCTGGTCCATAGTACCCATTCAGTAAGTGTCCAGTGGGTGACTGAATACAcagatgaatttggggagaataaGGACCGACAGACAGCCCAAAAGCTGTTCCATTGACTTTAGCATATCCTAGTTGCTAAATGCTGAAACAAAGAGGTGACAGAAGTTCCTGGAAGTCTTTTTGGGTGGTGAGAAGTGAATGGTTAAGAAGCCAAGGCTGGTTTCGAATTTCGTTGGGACTACCTGTAAGGTcagatcttaacaaacggcaccacgaaacagaggaaagcttcaagtgagctcttattagggagcgctcccgggcgaggttcactggtccgagagaaagggggccagagaagtcgcgcccgcgcgagggttgggcaagattttataggggaagaagggaaaggggtgtggtgaatctgggagggcacagggtattccttatttggtggtcttttcgggtatcctgggggaccgttagtcccgcccctcgaaaggcgggaaggctgggctggtttcaaagtccccaggtcagttcctggaactgggtggtccggagaatttcgttctgatgcaacctgtgaatctgattgtgttcccctgcctcgggccagttgg
Protein-coding sequences here:
- the PSMD10 gene encoding 26S proteasome non-ATPase regulatory subunit 10 isoform X2 — encoded protein: MEGCVSNLMVCNLAYSGKLEELKERILADKSLATRTDQDSRTALHWACSAGHTEIVEFLLQLGVPVNDKDDAGWSPLHIAASAGRDEIVKALLGKGAQVNAVNQNGCTPLHYAASKNRHEIAVMLLEGGANPDAKDHYEATAMHRAAAKDT
- the PSMD10 gene encoding 26S proteasome non-ATPase regulatory subunit 10 isoform X1, which gives rise to MEGCVSNLMVCNLAYSGKLEELKERILADKSLATRTDQDSRTALHWACSAGHTEIVEFLLQLGVPVNDKDDAGWSPLHIAASAGRDEIVKALLGKGAQVNAVNQNGCTPLHYAASKNRHEIAVMLLEGGANPDAKDHYEATAMHRAAAKGNLKMIHILLYYKASTNIQDTEGNTPLHLACDEERVEVAKLLVSHGASIYIENKEEKTPLQVAKGGLGLILKRMVES